The Ralstonia wenshanensis genome includes a region encoding these proteins:
- a CDS encoding maltotransferase domain-containing protein has protein sequence MPETKSPKPATPRKNTAALNAAKPPGSKAKSVTRPAAMPSPVAPTAVEPPYAPAICYVHPLQLGRLDRWDGVLDRIASLGFDHVLMAPPFAVGAAGNVFVTRDHAQLHAALGGGPADAALAKLAEGCRSRGLTLLLDLVIDRVAVDAPLRADHPDWFASHAEDGDALDPRLPPSHLEVASFRHDDPRNADAILTWWAQQLRNWAALGIGGFRCEAPARLPAERWRTLIADVRKDAGAVRFLAWTPGMDGAAIDALAGAGFDATFSSLRWWDFRAGWMVEEHARLAAVAPPIATVEAPFGTRYGQAFGDAMVRERAYRRLLHVADTLDAGWLMPLGFERGALLPMLAERGDPSDQQWIDAHAAFDLSDAVRDVNATIRAARETNTVAPHAELRMLTGPDAPATALLRADGPDLRADDAATLTVINPDLHMGVSVHADHFLPGVAGGFTRGVALDLLTEPVGSCDDTLRANARPLAEIDLLPGDVQVWRVFRNAPVRMPAAAKPAKTQRTKAGEAKEPVNAAIASPRIGIEQVQPSVEDGRFAVKRLVGDDIIVEADVLMDGHDKLAVHLLWRAQDEDAWQHVPMVPLGNDRWRGAFRPERLGRHAYAVAAWRDAFGTYRSELEKKHTAGVDVTLELEEGARLVAQAAEHAPKDAPVDALHKLAHLLAEADHAHRLKLLLDPVTAHVMTQASHYRPFYVESVAYPLDVERAGAAFASWYELFPRSASDDEQRHGTFDDVIRRLGAIRGMGFDVLYFPPIHPIGRTNRKGRNNSLRAEADDPGSPYAIGAAEGGHDAIHPQLGTLEDFRRLVRAAREKGLELALDFAIQCSPDHPWLREHPGWFAWRPDGSIKYAENPPKKYEDIVNVDFYADDAKPGLWTALRDVVMFWADEGVRLFRVDNPHTKPLPFWEWMIGEVRARYPDTVFLSEAFTRPKVMYRLAKVGFSQSYTYFTWRHTKQEFIDYLTELTRTPVREYFRPHFFVNTPDINPVFLQSSGRPGFLIRAALAATLSGLWGVYNGFELCEGAAVPGKEEYLDSEKYQLRAWDHNRPGNIVKEIALLNRIRRANPALHSHLGVTFQPASGEQILFFSKSTPPVLPAQLGATPAELANALPPDRFGDNTVFVAINLDPHHAHESDIELPLWQWGLPDHGALMAENLVNGQRTVWRGKWQHIRLEPEQPFAIWRVRPALPSEENPS, from the coding sequence ATGCCCGAGACCAAGTCGCCCAAGCCCGCCACTCCACGTAAAAACACGGCCGCACTCAACGCGGCCAAGCCACCCGGCAGCAAAGCCAAATCGGTGACCAGGCCGGCAGCAATGCCGAGCCCAGTCGCGCCCACCGCGGTAGAGCCCCCATACGCCCCAGCCATCTGCTACGTGCACCCGCTCCAACTGGGCAGGCTCGACCGCTGGGACGGCGTGCTCGATCGCATCGCCTCATTGGGTTTCGATCATGTATTGATGGCGCCGCCGTTTGCGGTGGGTGCCGCCGGCAACGTCTTCGTCACCCGCGACCATGCGCAACTGCATGCGGCGCTGGGCGGCGGGCCGGCCGACGCAGCCCTCGCCAAGCTGGCCGAGGGCTGCCGCTCGCGTGGGCTTACGTTGCTGCTCGACCTCGTGATCGACCGCGTGGCGGTGGATGCGCCACTGCGTGCCGACCACCCCGACTGGTTCGCCAGCCACGCCGAAGACGGCGACGCGCTGGACCCACGCCTGCCGCCTTCGCACCTTGAGGTGGCCTCGTTCCGCCACGACGACCCGCGCAACGCAGATGCCATCCTCACGTGGTGGGCTCAGCAACTGCGCAACTGGGCCGCATTGGGCATCGGCGGGTTCCGCTGCGAAGCGCCTGCCCGCCTGCCAGCCGAACGTTGGCGCACGTTGATTGCCGACGTGCGCAAAGACGCCGGCGCCGTCCGCTTCCTGGCGTGGACGCCCGGCATGGACGGCGCGGCAATCGACGCACTCGCAGGCGCCGGCTTTGACGCGACGTTTTCATCGTTGCGCTGGTGGGATTTCCGCGCTGGCTGGATGGTGGAAGAACACGCCCGCCTGGCCGCGGTCGCCCCGCCGATCGCCACCGTGGAAGCACCGTTCGGCACGCGCTACGGCCAGGCGTTTGGCGACGCAATGGTCCGTGAACGCGCCTATCGCCGCCTCCTGCACGTGGCCGACACGCTCGATGCCGGCTGGCTGATGCCGCTGGGCTTCGAGCGCGGCGCGCTGCTGCCGATGCTGGCCGAGCGCGGTGACCCATCCGACCAGCAATGGATCGACGCCCATGCCGCGTTCGACCTGAGCGACGCCGTGCGCGATGTGAATGCGACCATCCGCGCCGCACGCGAGACGAACACCGTCGCGCCGCACGCCGAACTGCGCATGCTGACCGGTCCCGACGCGCCGGCCACCGCCTTGCTGCGCGCCGACGGCCCCGACCTGCGCGCAGACGATGCCGCCACGCTGACGGTCATCAATCCCGATCTGCACATGGGCGTGTCGGTGCATGCCGACCACTTCCTGCCCGGCGTGGCCGGCGGCTTTACGCGCGGCGTGGCACTCGACCTGCTGACTGAACCGGTGGGCAGTTGCGACGACACGCTGCGTGCCAATGCACGGCCCTTGGCCGAGATTGACCTGCTGCCCGGCGACGTGCAGGTCTGGCGCGTGTTCCGCAATGCCCCGGTGCGCATGCCGGCCGCGGCCAAACCCGCCAAGACCCAGCGCACCAAGGCCGGCGAAGCGAAAGAGCCGGTCAACGCTGCGATTGCCTCGCCGCGCATCGGCATCGAGCAGGTGCAGCCCTCCGTTGAAGACGGCCGCTTTGCCGTCAAGCGTCTGGTGGGCGACGACATCATCGTCGAGGCCGATGTGCTGATGGACGGGCACGACAAGCTGGCCGTGCACCTGCTGTGGCGCGCGCAAGACGAAGACGCCTGGCAGCACGTGCCGATGGTGCCGCTTGGCAACGACCGCTGGCGCGGTGCATTCCGGCCCGAACGGCTGGGGCGGCACGCCTATGCCGTGGCCGCGTGGCGCGATGCGTTTGGCACCTACCGGTCTGAACTGGAGAAGAAGCACACCGCCGGCGTGGACGTGACGCTGGAGCTGGAAGAAGGCGCGCGGCTCGTCGCCCAGGCCGCCGAGCATGCGCCCAAGGACGCACCGGTGGACGCATTGCACAAGCTGGCCCATCTGTTGGCCGAGGCAGACCACGCGCACCGCCTCAAGCTGCTGTTGGACCCCGTGACCGCCCACGTGATGACGCAGGCTTCGCACTACCGGCCGTTCTATGTGGAAAGCGTGGCGTACCCGCTGGACGTAGAGCGCGCTGGCGCGGCATTCGCGAGCTGGTACGAGTTGTTCCCCCGCTCGGCATCGGATGACGAACAGCGGCACGGCACCTTTGATGACGTGATCCGCCGGCTGGGCGCAATCCGTGGCATGGGCTTCGACGTGCTGTATTTCCCGCCCATCCACCCGATCGGCCGCACCAACCGCAAGGGCCGCAACAACAGCCTGCGCGCCGAAGCTGACGACCCCGGCAGCCCGTACGCCATTGGCGCTGCCGAAGGCGGGCACGACGCCATCCACCCGCAGCTCGGCACGCTGGAAGATTTCCGCCGCCTGGTGCGCGCCGCGCGTGAGAAGGGCCTGGAACTGGCGCTCGACTTCGCCATTCAATGCTCGCCCGATCACCCCTGGCTGCGCGAGCACCCCGGCTGGTTTGCATGGCGCCCGGACGGCAGCATCAAATACGCCGAGAACCCGCCCAAGAAGTACGAAGACATCGTCAACGTCGACTTCTATGCCGACGACGCCAAGCCCGGCCTATGGACGGCACTGCGCGACGTGGTGATGTTCTGGGCGGACGAAGGCGTGCGCCTGTTCCGTGTCGACAATCCGCACACCAAGCCGCTGCCGTTCTGGGAATGGATGATCGGCGAGGTGCGTGCGCGCTATCCGGATACGGTGTTCCTGTCGGAAGCCTTTACGCGGCCCAAGGTGATGTACCGGCTGGCGAAGGTGGGGTTCTCGCAGTCGTACACGTACTTCACGTGGCGGCATACCAAGCAGGAATTCATCGATTACCTGACCGAGCTGACGCGCACGCCGGTGCGTGAATATTTCCGCCCGCACTTCTTCGTCAACACGCCGGACATCAACCCGGTGTTCCTGCAGTCGTCGGGCCGGCCGGGCTTTTTGATTCGTGCCGCGCTGGCGGCCACGCTGTCTGGCCTGTGGGGCGTCTATAACGGCTTCGAGCTGTGCGAAGGCGCTGCGGTACCCGGCAAGGAGGAGTACCTCGACTCCGAAAAGTACCAGTTGCGCGCGTGGGACCACAACCGCCCCGGCAACATCGTCAAGGAGATCGCGCTGCTCAACCGCATCCGCCGGGCCAACCCGGCGCTGCATTCGCATCTGGGCGTGACGTTCCAGCCGGCATCGGGCGAGCAGATCCTGTTCTTCAGCAAATCGACGCCGCCCGTGCTACCGGCGCAGTTGGGGGCCACCCCGGCCGAACTGGCCAACGCCCTGCCGCCAGACCGCTTTGGCGACAACACGGTGTTCGTGGCCATCAACCTCGACCCGCACCACGCGCACGAGTCCGACATCGAACTGCCACTGTGGCAATGGGGCCTACCCGATCACGGCGCACTGATGGCCGAGAACCTCGTCAACGGCCAGCGCACGGTGTGGCGCGGCAAGTGGCAGCACATCCGTCTTGAACCCGAGCAGCCGTTTGCCATCTGGCGCGTGCGCCCGGCCCTGCCTTCGGAGGAAAACCCGTCATGA
- the treS gene encoding maltose alpha-D-glucosyltransferase → MTRNPTALLVDDALWYKDAVIYQLHVKSFCDSDNDGVGDFPGLISKLDYIAELGVDVIWLLPFYPSPRRDDGYDIAEYRGVHPDYGSMADVRRFIAEAHARGLRVITELVINHTSDQHPWFQRARRAKPGSALRDFYVWSDNDKKYAGTRIIFIDTEPSNWTWDPVANAYYWHRFYSHQPDLNFDNPRVLKAVIGVMKYWLNLGVDGLRLDAVPYLVEREGTSNENLPETHDVLRKIRAAMDGEFKNRLLLAEANQWPEDTQEYFGAGDECHMAFHFPLMPRMYMAIAREDRFPITDIMRQTPEVPPGCQWAIFLRNHDELTLEMVTDAERDYLWEVYASDRRARLNLGIRRRLAPLLERDRRRVELMNSLLFSMPGTPVMYYGDEIGMGDNIHLGDRDGVRTPMQWSPDRNGGFSRADPEQLVLPAIMGSLYGYESVNVEAQSRDAHSLLNWTRRLLATRKRHRVFGRGSIQFLQPSNRKVLAYIRALEGEAPILCVANLSRASQAVELDLSAFAQRVPVELIGGTAFPPIGQLSYLLTLPPYAFYWLELRENEPGPTWAQPAAEQLPEFTTLVLRAGLDALADTRQREAHRQLIEREILPTYLPKRRWFAAKDSVLRSAKFAWGAPVPVDAASTNRPLAGATRPEVFLNEVAVTLGSPDGSERVERYLLPLSIAWESATLPALPIQLALARVRRGRHVGYLTDAFTTETFARALLTNLVRGTTLEANDGTVRFEPEPNIAELAEPVETSDAGSTRPAPLPLAPDTPIQWLAAEQSNSSLVIGESVIVKLIRRIATGIHPEVEMTRHLTRVGYANTAALIGEVSHHAADGERSTLAVMQSFVPNQGDAWTWALDYLRRTIDELAVQMEGVTSGDGESSPVAVSEARLDTDEALAGYVNFIGVIGTRLGELHAALAAPTEDPNFGARIADADDAAYWIARVSEQLTRAHDNLSTWQRQNPDSPRQADVQWLLSQHQALLDAARAHAEDGLGATLSRIHGDFHLGQVLVAQGDAFLIDFEGEPSRPVEERRRKTSPLRDVAGLMRSLDYVVGAMRQGPEHVAGPAQERRNVLLERFRAASTERFLEAYAAAIRGPDLNALDQPVVDFHLLDLFLLEKAAYEVNYEASNRPTWLPIPLEGFTRVARRLLHAEPPSPAAEDSTGGPP, encoded by the coding sequence ATGACGCGCAATCCGACCGCGCTGCTGGTGGACGACGCGCTCTGGTACAAGGACGCCGTCATCTATCAGCTGCATGTCAAATCGTTCTGCGATTCCGACAACGACGGTGTCGGAGACTTCCCCGGTTTGATCTCCAAGCTCGACTACATCGCCGAGCTGGGGGTGGACGTCATCTGGCTGCTGCCGTTCTACCCATCGCCGCGCCGCGACGACGGCTACGACATCGCCGAATACCGCGGCGTCCACCCCGATTACGGCAGCATGGCCGACGTGCGCCGCTTCATTGCCGAAGCGCATGCGCGGGGCCTGCGCGTGATCACCGAACTGGTCATCAACCACACGTCGGATCAGCACCCGTGGTTCCAGCGGGCGCGGCGCGCCAAGCCGGGTTCTGCGCTGCGCGACTTCTACGTGTGGTCCGACAACGACAAGAAGTACGCCGGCACGCGCATCATCTTCATCGACACCGAGCCTTCCAACTGGACGTGGGACCCGGTGGCCAACGCGTACTACTGGCACCGCTTCTATTCGCACCAGCCCGATCTCAACTTCGACAACCCACGCGTGCTGAAGGCCGTGATCGGCGTGATGAAGTACTGGCTGAACCTGGGCGTGGACGGCCTGCGGCTCGATGCCGTGCCCTACCTCGTGGAACGCGAAGGCACGTCGAACGAGAACCTGCCCGAGACGCATGACGTGCTGCGCAAGATCCGCGCGGCCATGGACGGGGAATTCAAGAACCGCCTGCTGCTGGCGGAAGCCAACCAGTGGCCGGAAGACACGCAGGAATACTTCGGTGCCGGTGACGAATGCCACATGGCGTTCCACTTCCCGCTGATGCCGCGCATGTACATGGCGATCGCGCGTGAAGACCGTTTTCCGATCACCGACATCATGCGCCAGACACCGGAGGTGCCCCCCGGCTGCCAATGGGCCATCTTCCTGCGCAATCACGACGAGTTGACGCTCGAAATGGTGACCGACGCCGAGCGCGACTACCTCTGGGAGGTCTACGCCAGCGACCGCCGTGCGCGCCTGAACCTCGGCATCCGCCGCCGGCTGGCGCCGCTGCTCGAACGCGACCGCCGCCGCGTCGAGCTGATGAACAGCCTGCTGTTCTCCATGCCCGGCACGCCCGTCATGTACTACGGCGACGAAATCGGCATGGGCGACAACATCCACCTGGGCGACCGCGACGGCGTGCGCACGCCCATGCAGTGGTCCCCCGACCGCAACGGCGGCTTCTCGCGCGCCGACCCGGAACAGCTCGTACTGCCGGCCATCATGGGCTCGCTGTACGGCTATGAATCGGTGAATGTGGAAGCGCAGAGCCGCGACGCGCATTCGCTGCTGAACTGGACGCGCCGGCTGCTTGCCACGCGCAAGCGGCATCGCGTGTTCGGCCGTGGTTCCATCCAGTTCCTGCAGCCGTCCAACCGCAAGGTGCTGGCGTATATCCGCGCGCTGGAAGGCGAGGCGCCGATCCTCTGCGTGGCCAATCTCTCCCGCGCCTCACAGGCCGTGGAGCTGGACCTGTCCGCCTTTGCGCAGCGGGTGCCGGTGGAGCTGATCGGCGGGACGGCGTTTCCGCCAATCGGGCAGTTGTCGTATCTGCTCACGCTGCCGCCCTACGCCTTCTATTGGCTGGAGCTGCGCGAGAACGAGCCCGGCCCGACCTGGGCGCAACCGGCCGCCGAGCAGTTGCCCGAGTTCACGACGCTGGTGCTGCGCGCGGGGCTCGATGCCCTGGCCGACACGCGGCAGCGCGAGGCACACCGCCAGTTGATCGAACGCGAAATCCTGCCCACGTATCTGCCCAAGCGCCGCTGGTTTGCGGCCAAGGACAGCGTGCTGCGTAGCGCAAAGTTTGCCTGGGGCGCCCCCGTGCCGGTGGATGCCGCATCCACCAACCGCCCGCTGGCTGGCGCGACGCGGCCCGAGGTGTTCCTCAACGAAGTGGCTGTCACGCTGGGCAGCCCGGACGGCAGCGAGCGCGTCGAGCGCTACCTGCTGCCGCTTTCCATCGCTTGGGAATCGGCCACGCTGCCGGCACTGCCCATTCAACTTGCGCTGGCGCGCGTGCGGCGCGGCCGCCATGTCGGCTACCTGACCGACGCCTTCACCACCGAGACCTTCGCGCGTGCGTTGCTCACCAACCTTGTACGCGGCACCACACTGGAGGCCAACGACGGCACCGTGCGGTTCGAGCCCGAACCGAACATTGCAGAGCTGGCCGAACCTGTCGAGACATCGGATGCCGGCAGCACACGGCCCGCACCGCTGCCGCTGGCGCCCGACACGCCCATCCAGTGGCTGGCGGCCGAACAGTCGAACAGTTCGCTGGTGATTGGCGAGTCGGTCATCGTCAAGCTCATCCGCCGTATCGCCACGGGTATCCACCCCGAGGTGGAGATGACGCGCCACCTCACGCGCGTGGGCTATGCCAACACGGCGGCGCTGATCGGGGAGGTTTCTCACCACGCGGCCGACGGCGAACGTTCGACGCTGGCCGTCATGCAGAGCTTTGTGCCCAACCAGGGCGATGCGTGGACGTGGGCACTGGACTACCTGCGGCGCACCATCGACGAACTGGCCGTGCAGATGGAAGGCGTGACCTCTGGCGATGGTGAATCGTCCCCAGTGGCCGTCTCGGAAGCGCGCTTGGATACCGACGAGGCATTGGCCGGCTACGTCAACTTCATCGGCGTGATCGGCACGCGGCTGGGCGAATTGCATGCCGCACTGGCGGCGCCCACCGAAGACCCGAACTTCGGCGCGCGCATTGCCGACGCCGACGATGCCGCCTACTGGATAGCGCGCGTGAGCGAACAGCTCACCCGCGCGCATGACAACCTGTCGACATGGCAACGGCAAAACCCCGACAGCCCGCGGCAAGCCGACGTGCAGTGGTTGCTGTCGCAACACCAGGCGCTGCTCGACGCTGCCCGCGCGCATGCCGAAGACGGCCTGGGCGCCACGCTCTCGCGCATCCATGGCGACTTCCACCTCGGCCAGGTGCTGGTGGCGCAGGGCGATGCCTTCCTGATCGACTTTGAAGGCGAGCCCTCGCGCCCTGTGGAAGAGCGCCGGCGCAAGACCAGCCCGCTGCGCGACGTCGCGGGGCTGATGCGCTCGCTCGACTACGTGGTGGGCGCCATGCGGCAAGGCCCTGAGCACGTGGCCGGGCCCGCGCAGGAGCGCCGCAACGTCCTGCTGGAGCGGTTCCGCGCTGCGTCCACCGAGCGCTTCCTGGAGGCGTATGCCGCGGCCATTCGCGGGCCCGATCTGAACGCGCTGGATCAGCCCGTGGTCGACTTTCACCTGCTCGATCTTTTCCTGCTGGAAAAGGCCGCGTACGAGGTCAACTACGAAGCGTCCAACCGTCCGACCTGGCTGCCGATTCCGCTGGAAGGCTTCACGCGCGTGGCACGCCGCCTGCTGCATGCAGAGCCACCGTCACCCGCTGCAGAAGACTCGACCGGAGGCCCACCGTGA
- the glgB gene encoding 1,4-alpha-glucan branching protein GlgB → MTALDFATPTKTATEPEAPIVLPPGVDQMRVDALTHGRLGDPFAVLGPHRVDTEDGARWVVRAFYPGARRVQAIDSRGQIITEMTPVGRTGLFHGPLRADAQDVYGHPELYRLRIIWPAGTGHEAVQETEDPYAFGLLLGDLDLHLLNEGTHWALASCLGAQAMRIDGISGVRFAVWAPNAQRVSVVGEFNQWDGRRHPMRLRHQAGVWELFLPSGLGVGPGARYKFELIGADGRLMVKADPAARQTEPPPATASVVADPAPLRWNDDDWMQTRAERQQPDAPISIYEVHAGSWLRDLEDGGRNLQWDELADRLIPYVTALGFTHIELLPVAEHPFGGSWGYQPLGLFAPSARFGAPEAFARFVDRCHQAGLGVIIDWVPAHFPTDAHGLAQFDGTALYEHQDPREGFHQDWNTLIYNFGRNEVRGFLIASGLEWLERFHIDGLRVDAVASMLYRDYSRRAGEWVPNRYGGRENLEAVAFLQQMNTVVHERCPGAITIAEESTAWPGVTAPVEFNGLGFDYKWNMGWMHDTLHYMQRDPVYRQHHHDGMTFGLVYAFSEHFILPISHDEVVHGKGSLLGKMPGDEWQRLANLRAYLAFMWTHPGKKLLFMGCEFGQVGEWNHDASPEWHLLDDPRHRGVQRLVHDLNALYRNEPSLHARDTAPEGFNWVIGDDRTNSVFAFLRLDGEGRPMLVVANMTPVPREGYRIGVPPADGATQWREVLNTDAAVYGGSDLGNGGAVDVDHVAAHGQGQSLVLRLPPLGVVVLKV, encoded by the coding sequence GTGACCGCGCTCGACTTTGCCACCCCAACCAAAACCGCCACCGAACCCGAGGCGCCGATCGTGCTGCCACCGGGCGTCGACCAGATGCGCGTGGATGCGCTCACGCACGGCCGTCTCGGCGATCCGTTTGCCGTGCTGGGGCCGCATCGCGTGGACACCGAAGACGGCGCGCGCTGGGTCGTGCGCGCTTTCTACCCCGGAGCGCGCCGTGTCCAGGCCATCGACTCGCGCGGCCAGATCATCACGGAGATGACGCCGGTCGGCCGCACAGGACTGTTCCACGGCCCGCTGCGTGCCGATGCACAGGACGTGTATGGCCACCCGGAGCTGTATCGCCTGCGCATCATCTGGCCGGCGGGCACCGGCCATGAAGCCGTGCAGGAAACCGAAGACCCATACGCCTTCGGGCTGCTGCTGGGCGATCTGGACCTGCACCTGCTCAACGAGGGCACGCACTGGGCGCTGGCAAGCTGCCTGGGCGCGCAGGCGATGCGCATCGACGGCATCAGCGGCGTGCGCTTTGCGGTGTGGGCACCGAACGCGCAGCGCGTGTCGGTGGTGGGCGAGTTCAACCAGTGGGACGGCCGTCGTCACCCCATGCGCCTGCGCCACCAGGCCGGTGTGTGGGAATTGTTCCTACCCAGCGGCCTGGGCGTCGGCCCCGGCGCGCGCTACAAGTTCGAACTCATCGGCGCCGATGGAAGGCTGATGGTCAAGGCCGACCCCGCCGCCCGCCAGACCGAACCGCCGCCCGCCACCGCTTCGGTGGTGGCCGACCCGGCCCCGCTGCGCTGGAACGATGACGACTGGATGCAAACGCGCGCCGAACGCCAGCAGCCCGACGCGCCCATCAGCATCTATGAAGTGCATGCCGGTTCGTGGCTGCGCGATCTGGAAGACGGCGGCCGCAACCTGCAATGGGATGAACTGGCCGACCGGCTGATCCCCTACGTGACGGCGCTCGGCTTCACGCACATTGAACTGCTGCCAGTGGCGGAACATCCGTTTGGCGGCAGTTGGGGGTATCAGCCCCTGGGGCTGTTTGCGCCCTCTGCGCGCTTTGGGGCGCCCGAGGCGTTTGCGCGCTTTGTCGACCGCTGCCATCAGGCTGGCCTGGGCGTCATCATCGACTGGGTGCCCGCGCACTTCCCGACCGACGCGCACGGGCTGGCGCAGTTTGACGGCACGGCGCTGTACGAACACCAAGACCCGCGCGAAGGCTTCCATCAGGACTGGAACACGCTCATCTACAACTTCGGCCGCAACGAAGTGCGCGGCTTCCTGATCGCCAGCGGGCTGGAGTGGCTGGAGCGCTTCCATATCGACGGCCTGCGCGTGGATGCCGTGGCGTCGATGCTGTATCGCGACTACTCGCGCCGCGCCGGCGAATGGGTACCGAACCGCTACGGCGGCCGCGAAAACCTGGAGGCCGTCGCGTTCCTGCAGCAGATGAACACGGTCGTGCACGAACGCTGCCCCGGCGCCATCACCATCGCCGAAGAATCGACCGCGTGGCCTGGTGTGACCGCGCCCGTGGAGTTCAACGGCCTGGGCTTCGACTACAAGTGGAACATGGGCTGGATGCACGACACGCTGCACTACATGCAGCGCGACCCGGTGTACCGCCAGCACCATCACGACGGCATGACGTTCGGGCTGGTGTACGCGTTCTCCGAGCACTTCATCCTGCCGATCTCGCACGACGAAGTGGTGCACGGCAAGGGCTCGCTGCTGGGTAAGATGCCCGGCGATGAATGGCAACGACTGGCGAACCTGCGCGCGTACCTCGCGTTTATGTGGACGCATCCGGGCAAGAAGCTGCTGTTCATGGGCTGCGAGTTCGGGCAAGTGGGCGAATGGAACCACGATGCATCGCCCGAATGGCACCTGCTGGATGACCCACGCCACCGTGGCGTGCAGCGGCTGGTGCACGACCTCAACGCGCTATACCGGAATGAGCCGTCATTGCATGCGCGGGACACGGCGCCCGAAGGGTTTAACTGGGTGATTGGCGATGACCGCACCAACAGCGTGTTTGCGTTCCTGCGGCTGGATGGCGAAGGGAGGCCGATGCTGGTGGTGGCGAATATGACACCGGTGCCGCGGGAGGGGTATCGCATTGGCGTGCCGCCGGCGGACGGAGCCACGCAGTGGCGCGAGGTGCTGAACACGGATGCTGCCGTGTATGGCGGCAGCGATCTGGGGAATGGTGGGGCGGTGGATGTAGACCACGTGGCGGCGCATGGGCAGGGGCAGTCGTTGGTGTTGAGGCTGCCGCCGTTGGGGGTTGTGGTTTTGAAGGTTTGA